Proteins found in one Cricetulus griseus strain 17A/GY chromosome X, alternate assembly CriGri-PICRH-1.0, whole genome shotgun sequence genomic segment:
- the Rab9b gene encoding ras-related protein Rab-9B isoform X2 — translation MSGKSLLLKVILLGDGGVGKSSLMNRYVTNKFDSQAFHTIGVEFLNRDLEVDGRFVTLQIWDTAGQERFKSLRTPFYRGADCCLLTFSVDDRQSFENLGNWQKEFIYYADVKDPEHFPFVVLGNKVDKEDRQVTTEEAQAWCMENGNYPYLETSAKDDTNVTVAFEEAVRQVLAVEEQLEHCMLGNTIDLNSGSKASSSCC, via the coding sequence ATGAGTGGGAAATCCCTTCTCTTAAAGGTCATTCTCTTGGGTGATGGTGGAGTTGGGAAAAGCTCACTTATGAACCGTTATGTCACCAACAAGTTCGACTCCCAGGCTTTTCACACTATTGGGGTAGAGTTCTTAAATCGAGATCTGGAGGTAGATGGACGCTTTGTGACACTTCAGATCTGGGACACTGCAGGGCAGGAACGTTTCAAGAGCCTTAGAACACCATTCTACAGGGGAGCAGACTGCTGCCTGCTGACCTTCAGTGTGGATGACCGGCAGAGCTTTGAGAACCTTGGTAACTGGCAAAAAGAATTCATCTACTATGCAGATGTAAAGGACCCGGAGCACTTCCCCTTTGTGGTTCTGGGTAACAAGGTAGACAAAGAGGATAGGCAAGTGACAACTGAGGAGGCACAAGCCTGGTGCATGGAGAATGGAAATTACCCTTATCTAGAAACAAGTGCCAAAGATGATACTAATGTGACAGTGGCCTTTGAAGAAGCTGTTAGGCAGGTGTTAGCTGTAGAGGAACAGCTGGAGCATTGCATGTTAGGTAACACCATTGATTTGAACAGTGGCTCCAAAGCAAGTTCTTCATGCTGTTAG